One genomic segment of Choristoneura fumiferana chromosome Z, NRCan_CFum_1, whole genome shotgun sequence includes these proteins:
- the LOC141428827 gene encoding E3 SUMO-protein ligase RanBP2-like has translation MLRTKKDVDQHVEGLLAKLSSKEFISRGYSIGRLYYEVGDNSSCRRYVEQYLNQNNNNAAAHALLGQALQKLGQKEKALEEFETSFTICPSQNSLVLNICEILADGEVDIDPGRAKYWCDKAETMFPKHPVTYQLREKLLSIANPDPEALVNLLNEELVVRPKDVLLHIRLLQFYLKNNKIQEAFTHSCNVEFGENNFTNNFDWYKTIEQILKSNPCNPNDWLFQLLFLTVTERMCFLNLTVNHSDSYSKIYETTHLLHVYDQAIDRVAKAGIDTSHLEFHKCLLHHHRSQFAFLAATFLLKSGKDRNWSDATMDAESLMLITWHSSVFDPTLKWVITAPEIQQNAARRWYRESSYRCSQAGHFLLANINDKSQAFLDRISQNISGMQWKTKLYGKIFSSKYHLDKIETSHMISSLFSAPTLRLPKRNEVERYDEEAQRAYGGSLHHFVWLLLNYHDYSQFKCTTFEMLPIQIRNDSNCGPESLCQLDVYAFLFCATLASNQVRSNKEPHKLSHKPKTLPANITEWLCTSAQRKWWDCAYKFSRNELGTEMTDIRATLSRGIEIVRCIDNHGLDPELLCQLGRIFSNKAKHATDVDEKRSWEMRAVLYFSSAIPLFEKTRSTILKSDKCLFEYVNTCLLPKETRSLLEECKLYVALHQLNDGEHEKAIKLLSNAKSAKALYYLGLTYKKMALEEINYHEDNLNDDVNSKSMTLLSKAQNYGYEALSKLRDPENKSNHSLHMETEELLREIEIHLSKINYVSASNEKHDKNSSEEYISLHGNEDVLTKNQSLFLRNFSSTPKRSSNVSNYRTPVSSQIIENRTDQQSFDRLESQISILQKRDAKMNDYMEQTKNMCEENREIGNQIISMMNSNMKSTTDQFAQLKISIDKVKDEIDECRNECKDVGELKKQIAQMKKDINNLKKSSSEQVEHELFNLDEEYRANDNPSTFAAQLPFSSQQVLPSFNQRIIPPFSVPPNPFQLYGQNLFNLYNHYSQFSQPQSVPGAPPIFDAARTQVNYPGVFPTTDQMYLDPTNLVQQTMPTAPSIPVIPTTVSVPASITSTLPVVTLPLATAATTTKTFTQNVDIKDMSRSLPANVVITSSDPLPTCTTTPTPILSVTIPAKHIKNIPHKYQIQMPATEPVPAFGFPTIGSKMNTAPASSNWNKTTVFKDVFPSVNASSTATDTISFSPNVSNTNVIDEDANISNDSHNKSRTLSERSNTYVDNYDPCPDFKPIIPLPAEVKVTTGEEDETVIFNARAKLYRFVDNQWKERGLGEMKLLKHNITGKVRVLMRREQIHKICANHLITSEMEIKPMKNETKAYFWVANDFAEETLILEKFSIRFKTAEIAHQFYEAFEKARLETTNTDKQSKVSEMSSAKDAPKTTSANYSSPAKTVVGGFTFTSTPAFKPVDDSKPLGKQQEITASPKVNIFSGLNLKTEPSSTSFSNWFSPSTNQKWNDPEKDETVNKANVSDSVEAYEPTGDFEPVVPLPALVDTKTGEEDEIILFEHRAKLLRFVASSKEWKERGLGNIKLLVNKDNVQKLRLLMRREQVMKVCCNHAVTKAMSFQKMPKRDQAVTWYAQDYSEGELTPELFCLRFKSIDECDRFIDAVKTAQSKLKDDSKAAKEEQNAAKQNSQVGDNIVNQVSSKWGDKFKPKEGSWECKECFIRNEQSAENCTACKNSRFSDAAVKESKSHVKNETKFIIGEPSQIPNNNKAPGSSITGFGDKFKPKQGSWECQSCLLRNEPNIEICTACKNSKQPGIAKSESKGVPNSEINFKFGIPNQSTAEPVSLSTAPVKSTWGDKFKPSAGTWECKICYVRNNSNVETCCSCNNSKEPSAVSKPAANIWPSSKFNFGIPPNSGADGQKNATTSIFDGTGFHKFNFGIPSDAQGQSNNLFSKEDKTPNISLTPKLGNQESVNNSTQFTETKPALLPTPQNPTESVTFDFVFKPKTQTKAKSPMKSSGNERGEESDDNEYASEDEGHHIEITPIIPMPDKVKVVTGEEDEEELYGHRAKLLKFDSGEWKERGIGVVKVLKHKVTGKLRVVMRREQIFKICLNHALTSDINYNLKDEKNWIFAANDFSEGELSTQSFCLKFKTKEIALEFKNAIDKAREGMNTVVQNKQKVENKDTEDVQFITETQSNPEEKKKAADLMLPENFYLYKDKDPCPGCRGCKDDNDTKPNVPKDIAQSPISNSKNPLATENAPIDLTPELKVPAVESLQVSKKEVNSNTDVTKNEKSILQKPKLFSIDTKSSVFNSPVFSASPSTTTTNIDQKTDPKSIFAAANIGVSINKFSFFNPSDNTNSAVNSKPSTDPSSTVKSIFDGETTQNKFSFFGNQPNQSLSSQTSIFSSTNAPNLFSNGSIWSVNTKTDFKTPSDLTTKTPGLGSGETLGFDTFSKQPELKFQTNPDFKWAGAGQQIFATTTQKEKPEAAKGKDTRNKNDEDADNVEDEEYDPHYEPIVPLPDKITVTTGEEDEEKLYGARCKLYRYNNSSEWKERGVGELKILYHPEKKTYRLLFRREQVYKAVLNMLLHPDLELLPMKNSDRAWTWAGHNFAESTAGESETLAVRFKTKDLADEFFNKVKDCVRILQAAAAQAIREKQEKKKENVADDQPKSMAHLRLPKHLQDSARADNEMAMSPAQYSQATSKAPESAEVSSVKSDDAESELYNRVFFETAQKDDDDEDAENYEQIYYPGEDYVTYYEEEESTTQFSCDCEATVTAGEAETSCAQAQVQLLYDRDMYSPKILVSNTANGELLAEMLLLDETEFQLEDASVTWSGTDYASNNGGIETIVTVGFPDSETAKQFHVCCELNKGQNLTGEPES, from the exons ATGCTAAGAACGAAGAAAGATGTTGATCAACACGTGGAGGGTTTATTAGCGAAATTATCATCGAAGGAG TTCATTTCCCGAGGTTATTCTATCGGACGGCTGTATTATGAAGTGGGGGATAACAGCAGCTGCCGCCGATATGTCGAGCAATACTTAAATCAAAACAACAATAATGCAGCAGCACACGCCCTTCTCGGACAGGCATTGCAGAAGTTAGGACAGAAGGAAAAAGCACTGGAAGAATTTGAAACTTCATTTACCATTTGTCCATCTCAGAACAGTTTAGTTTTAAACA TTTGTGAAATCCTAGCTGATGGTGAAGTTGACATTGATCCTGGTCGGGCTAAATACTGGTGTGACAAAGCAGAAACAATGTTTCCAAAACATCCTGTAACCTATCAACTGCGCGAAAAACTTCTTTCCATTGCTAACCCTGATCCTGAAGCACTTGTCAACTTGCTAAATGAAGAATTGGTTGTAAGACCCAAGGATGTATTACTACACATTCGCCTATTACAattctacttaaaaaataacaaaattcaaGAAGCATTTACGCATAGTTGCAATGTAGAATTTGGTGAAAACAATTTTACTAATAATTTTGACTGGTATAAGACCATTGAACAAATACTCAAAAGCAACCCTTGCAACCCCAATGATTGGCTATTTCAGTTACTTTTCCTAACTGTCACGGAACGGATGTGTTTTTTAAATCTTACTGTCAATCACTCCGATAGTTATTCCAAGATTTATGAGACTACTCATCTTCTTCATGTGTATGACCAAGCCATAGACAGAGTTGCGAAGGCTGGCATTGACACAAGCCATCTTGAATTTCATAAATGTCTTCTTCACCATCATCGAAGCCAATTTGCCTTCCTTGCAGCAACATTCTTACTAAAAAGTGGCAAAGACCGTAATTGGAGTGATGCAACTATGGATGCTGAATCTTTGATGTTAATCACATGGCATTCTTCAGTTTTTGATCCTACCCTCAAATGGGTTATCACAGCCCCTGAAATTCAACAAAATGCGGCTCGTCGCTGGTATCGTGAAAGCTCCTACAGATGTTCTCAAGCGGGACATTTTCTGTTAGCAAACATAAACGACAAAAGTCAAGCCTTCTTAGACCGCATTTCGCAAAATATCTCCGGAATGCAGTGGAAAACCAAGTTATATGGTAAAATATTTTCCAGCAAGTACCATTTAGATAAGATAGAAACGTCACATATGATCTCAAGCTTATTTAGCGCACCAACCTTGAGATTGCCTAAAAGGAATGAAGTGGAACGTTACGATGAAGAAGCCCAAAGAGCATACGGAGGCTCCTTGCACCACTTTGTATGGCTGTTGTTAAACTACCATGATTATTCTCAGTTTAAATGCACAACATTTGAAATGCTTCCAATACAAATCCGGAACGATTCAAACTGTGGCCCAGAAAGTTTATGTCAGTTGGATGTCTATGCATTTCTTTTTTGTGCTACATTGGCGTCTAATCAAGTTCGCTCGAACAAAGAACCGCACAAGCTTTCTCACAAGCCAAAGACGCTTCCAGCTAATATTACCGAATGGCTATGTACATCAGCACAAAGGAAATGGTGGGACTGCGCCTATAAATTTAGTCGTAACGAATTGGGTACggaaatgacagatattcgtgCGACGCTCAGTCGAGGAATAGAAATTGTGAGATGCATCGACAACCATGGTTTAGATCCAGAGCTTCTTTGTCAACTCGGTCGCATTTTCAGTAACAAAGCTAAACATGCTACAGATGTCGATGAAAAACGAAGTTGGGAAATGAGAGCTGTTCTCTATTTCTCTTCAGCAATACCGCTCTTTGAAAAAACGCGGTCGACCATACTGAAATCAGACAAATGTTTGTTTGAATATGTCAACACATGCTTGCTCCCAAAAGAGACTCGTTCATTACTCGAAGAATGTAAATTATATGTGGCTCTCCATCAGCTAAATGATGGTGAACATGAAAAAGCTATAAAACTGCTTTCGAATGCGAAATCGGCTAAAGCTTTGTATTATCTCGGTctcacatataaaaaaatggcCTTGGAGGAGATCAACTATCATGAAGACAACCTTAATGATGATGTTAATTCTAAATCCATGACACTGTTATCCAAGGCTCAAAACTATGGTTATGAAGCTCTATCTAAATTGAGAGATCCTGAAAACAAGTCTAACCACTCATTACACATGGAAACAGAAGAACTTCTTCGTGAAATAGAAATCCATTTGAGTAAGATTAATTACGTTTCAGCAAGTAACGAGAAGCATGATAAAAATTCCTCTGAGGAATACATTTCCTTACATGGAAATGAAGATGTTCTGACTAAAAATCAGTCTCTGTTCTTACGGAACTTCAGTTCTACACCAAAGCGGTCATCCAACGTAAGCAATTATCGTACGCCAGTGTCATCCCAGATAATTGAAAATCGTACAGATCAGCAAAGTTTTGATCGGCTTGAAAGTCAAATATCAATATTGCAGAAACGTGATGCTAAAATGAATGACTATATGGAACAAACAAAGAATATGTGTGAAGAAAATCGTGAAATAGGAAATCAAATTATAAGTATGATGAATTCTAATATGAAGAGCACTACAGACCAATTTGCACAACTTAAAATTTCTATTGACAAAGTTAAAGACGAAATAGATGAATGCAGAAATGAGTGCAAAGATGTTGGTGAGTTAAAGAAACAAATAGCACAGATGAAAAAGGACATtaacaatttgaaaaaatcttcttctGAGCAAGTTGAACATGAGTTGTTTAATTTAGATGAGGAATATAGAGCAAACGACAATCCATCAACATTCGCAGCACAGCTGCCTTTTTCTTCTCAACAAGTGCTACCTTCATTTAACCAACGAATTATACCACCATTTTCGGTTCCTCCAAATCCGTTTCAACTTTACGGACAAAACTTGTTTAATTTATACAATCATTATTCGCAATTCTCGCAGCCACAATCGGTTCCAGGTGCACCACCAATATTCGATGCTGCCAGAACTCAAGTAAACTATCCTGGTGTATTCCCAACTACTGATCAAATGTATTTAGACCCTACAAATCTGGTCCAACAAACCATGCCTACTGCACCTTCAATCCCAGTTATTCCGACAACAGTGTCGGTCCCAGCTTCAATTACGTCTACTTTACCGGTAGTTACTTTGCCTCTTGCAACAGCTGCGACCACGACTAAAACCTTTACTCAAAACGTGGACATCAAAGATATGTCCCGTTCTTTACCAGCGAACGTGGTAATTACGTCATCGGATCCATTACCAACTTGCACAACTACCCCAACTCCAATTCTCAGTGTAACAATTCCGGCAAAACATATTAAGAACATTccacataaatatcaaatacaGATGCCTGCAACCGAACCTGTCCCAGCTTTTGGTTTTCCAACAATTGGTAGTAAAATGAATACTGCCCCGGCATCATCGAACTGGAATAAAACGACGGTATTCAAAGACGTCTTTCCTTCTGTCAATGCCAGTTCTACGGCGACAGACACAATATCATTTTCACCGAACGTCAGTAACACTAATGTAATTGACGAAGATGCCAATATCTCTAATGATAGTCACAACAAATCGAGAACATTGTCTGAAAGAAGTAACACATACGTTGACAACTATGATCCATGTCCAGACTTCAAACCAATTATACCTTTACCCGCGGAAGTAAAAGTTACGACAGGTGAAGAAGACGAgactgttatttttaatgccaGAGCTAAACTTTACCGGTTTGTAGATAATCAATGGAAAGAAAGAGGGCTTGGTGAAATGAAGTTACTTAAACATAACATTACCGGTAAAGTTAGAGTTCTAATGAGACGAGAACAAATACACAAAATATGTGCAAATCACCTCATAACATCAGAAATGGAAATTAAACCCATGAAAAATGAGACTAAAGCATACTTTTGGGTTGCCAATGATTTTGCTGAGGAAACGCTAATCCTGGAAAAGTTTAGCATTAGATTCAAGACAGCTGAAATCGCCCATCAATTTTATGAAGCATTTGAAAAAGCGAGGCTTGAGACTACAAATACTGATAAACAATCGAAGGTATCCGAAATGTCCAGTGCAAAAGACGCACCAAAAACAACTTCAGCAAATTATTCATCGCCGGCTAAAACCGTTGTAGGTGGTTTTACATTTACCAGTACACCAGCATTTAAGCCTGTTGACGACAGCAAACCTCTTGGTAAACAGCAAGAAATTACTGCAAGCCCAAAAGTAAATATATTTAGTGGATTGAATTTAAAAACTGAGCCATCGTCTACTTCATTTAGTAATTGGTTTTCTCCTTCAACAAACCAAAAGTGGAATGATCCAGAAAAAGACGAAACAGTTAATAAAGCAAATGTCTCTGACTCTGTCGAAGCCTACGAGCCAACAGGAGATTTCGAACCCGTCGTTCCGTTACCTGCATTGGTTGACACCAAAACAGGGGAAGAagatgaaattattttgtttgaacATAGAGCAAAATTGTTGCGATTTGTTGCTTCATCTAAAGAGTGGAAAGAACGGGGTCTTGGTAATATAAAACTTCTTGTTAACAAAGATAATGTACAAAAGCTGCGTCTTCTGATGCGAAGAGAACAAGTCATGAAAGTATGTTGTAATCACGCTGTTACTAAAGCTATGAGCTTTCAAAAAATGCCAAAACGAGACCAAGCCGTAACCTGGTATGCTCAAGATTATTCTGAAGGTGAACTTACACCAGAATTATTCTGTCTAAGATTTAAATCCATAGATGAATGTGATAGATTTATTGATGCCGTCAAAACAGCACAATCTAAATTAAAAGATGATTCAAAAGCGGCTAAGGAAGAACAAAACGCTGCGAAACAAAATAGCCAAGTTGgtgataatattgtaaatcaagTAAGTTCTAAATGGGGCGACAAGTTCAAACCTAAAGAAGGATCTTGGGAGTGTAAAGAATGTTTTATCAGGAATGAACAAAGTGCAGAAAATTGTACTGCATGcaaaaattcaagattttctGATGCTGCTGTTAAAGAATCAAAATCCCATGTAAAAAACGAAAcaaaattcatcattggggagCCGTCACAAattccaaataataataaagcaccTGGTTCTAGTATAACAGGCTTTGGTGACAAATTCAAACCCAAGCAAGGCTCCTGGGAATGTCAATCTTGTTTACTACGAAATGAACCAAACATTGAAATTTGCACCGCATGTAAGAACTCAAAGCAACCTGGCATTGCCAAATCAGAATCCAAAGGTGTGCCTAACAGCGAgataaacttcaaatttggaattCCTAATCAATCAACCGCAGAACCCGTATCTTTGAGTACCGCACCAGTTAAATCTACATGGGGAGATAAGTTTAAACCCTCTGCTGGCACTTGGGAATGCAAAATTTGTTACGTCAGAAATAATAGTAATGTGGAAACTTGTTGCTCCTGTAACAACTCTAAAGAACCTAGTGCAGTCTCGAAACCTGCTGCGAACATATGGCCTAGCTCTAAATTCAATTTCGGAATTCCACCTAATTCAGGTGCTGATGGACAGAAGAATGCAACAACATCTATATTTGATGGCACAGgttttcataaatttaattttggtaTACCCTCCGACGCTCAAGGGCAATCCAATAACCTGTTCTCCAAGGAAGATAAAACTCCAAATATAAGTCTCACTCCGAAACTAGGAAATCAGGAATCAGTTAACAACAGTACACAATTTACAGAAACCAAACCGGCTTTATTACCAACACCTCAAAATCCAACAGAGTCAGTAACATTTGATTTTGTATTCAAGCCTAAAACTCAAACCAAAGCAAAGAGTCCTATGAAATCATCTGGGAACGAAAGGGGCGAGGAAAGTGATGACAATGAATATGCCTCTGAAGATGAAGGACATCATATAGAAATAACTCCTATCATACCCATGCCAGATAAG GTTAAAGTAGTTACTGGTGAAGAAGACGAAGAAGAACTCTACGGCCATCGAGcgaaattacttaagtttgatTCTGGCGAATGGAAAGAAAGAGGAATTGGCGTTGTTAAAGTCTTAAAGCACAAAGTCACTGGCAAATTAAG ggtGGTCATGCGGCGAGAACAAATCTTCAAAATATGCTTGAACCACGCTCTGACATCAGACATAAATTATAACCTTAAAGATGAAAAAAATTGGATATTTGCTGCTAATGATTTCAGCGAAGGAGAGTTAAGCACACAGAGTTTTTGTTTGAAGTTTAAAACTAAAGAGATTGCTTTAGAGTTTAAAAACGCCATTGATAAAGCTCGAGAGGGAATGAATACTGTAGTCCAAAATaagcaaaaagttgaaaataagGACACTGAAGATGTACAATTCATAACTGAAACACAATCAAATCcggaagaaaagaaaaaagctGCAGATCTGATGTTGCCAGAAAACTTCTATTTATATAAAGACAAGGATCCTTGTCCCGGATGCCGTGGCTGCAAAGACGACAATGATACAAAGCCCAATGTTCCAAAAGATATTGCACAAAGCCCAATATCAAATTCTAAAAATCCCCTGGCAACAGAAAATGCACCAATTGATTTAACTCCTGAATTAAAAGTGCCTGCCGTCGAATCACTTCAAGTCTCCAAAAAGGAAGTGAATTCTAATACAGACGTAaccaaaaatgaaaaaagtataTTACAGAAACCTAAACTGTTTTCGATTGATACTAAAAGCTCCGTATTTAATTCGCCGGTTTTCAGTGCTTCGCCTAGTACGACAACTACGAACATTGATCAAAAAACGGATCCTAAATCCATATTTGCTGCTGCAAACATAGGAGTGTCAATAAACAAGTTTTCCTTCTTTAACCCTAGTGACAACACTAATTCGGCTGTAAACAGTAAACCTAGCACTGACCCTAGTTCAACTGTGAAATCAATATTTGATGGTGAAACTACTCAAAATAAATTTAGCTTTTTTGGTAATCAACCTAACCAATCTCTGTCCAGCCAAACATCGATCTTTAGCTCTACTAATGCACCAAATTTGTTCAGTAATGGATCTATTTGGAGTGTCAACACTAAAACAGATTTTAAAACGCCAAGTGACCTTACCACTAAGACACCAGGGCTTGGTTCGGGAGAAACTCTGGGTTTTGACACGTTTTCGAAACAACCAGAATTGAAATTTCAGA CTAATCCTGATTTTAAATGGGCTGGTGCTGGACAGCAGATATTTGCAACAACAACACAAAAAGAAAAACCAGAAGCTGCAAAAGGAAAGGACACCCGTAATAAGAATGACGAAGACGCTGACAATGTAGAAGATGAGGAATATGATCCACACTACGAGCCGATCGTGCCTCTGCCTGATAAGATAACAGTAACTACAGGGGAAGAAGACGAG GAAAAGTTGTACGGTGCACGCTGCAAGCTCTATAGGTACAATAACAGCAGTGAATGGAAAGAACGGGGAGTCGGggaacttaaaatattataccaCCCTGAAAAAAAGACTTACCGTCTACTGTTTCGACGAGAACAG GTGTACAAAGCCGTGCTGAACATGCTTTTGCACCCGGATCTGGAACTTCTGCCCATGAAGAACTCGGACCGCGCGTGGACGTGGGCCGGCCACAACTTTGCTGAAAGCACCGCCGGAGAGAGCGAGACGCTCGCCGTGCGCTTCAAAACTAAAGACCTGGCTGATGAATTCTTCAACAAAGTGAAGGATTGCGTGCGG ATATTGCAGGCAGCAGCTGCGCAAGCCATAAGGGAGAAGCaagaaaagaagaaagagaACGTGGCCGACGACCAGCCGAAGAGTATGGCCCACTTGAGGTTACCAAAACACTTGCAAGATAGCGCACGAGCTGACAATGAGATGGCAATGAGTCCTGCTCAGTACAGCCAGGCCACAAGCAAAGCTCCTGAATCTGCAGAAGTGTCGAGCGTAAAGTCTGACGATGCCGAGTCAGAACTCTATAACCGGGTATTCTTTGAAACTGCACAGAAGGATGACGACGATGAAGATGCTGAAAATTATGAACAAATTTACTATCCAGGAGAAGATTACGTCACATATTACGAG GAGGAGGAAAGCACCACACAGTTCTCGTGCGACTGCGAGGCGACGGTGACCGCGGGCGAGGCCGAGACATCGTGCGCGCAGGCGCAGGTGCAGTTGCTTTACGACCGGGATATGTACTCTCCAAAGATCCTCGTCAGCAACACCGCCAACGGCGAGCTTCTGGCGGAGATGCTACTGCTGGACGAAACCGAATTCCAG TTGGAGGACGC